Proteins from one Gimesia maris genomic window:
- a CDS encoding RNA polymerase sigma factor, with protein MSLIARLQHPADDAAWDEFNGIYRPLIVRVARLKGLQHADAEDMAQEVLAAVRKSIKRFVPHAQGTFRGWLRTITRNLVINHLTRSKGPVGSGDSNVQAMLQQVPACDDPTATLFDIELKRMRFRVAAEELKTEFNDPIWLAFWLTAVEGHSIADVAQQLEKSEGSIRMSRCRVMARLRDKVRTFEE; from the coding sequence GTGTCGCTGATCGCAAGACTACAGCATCCTGCCGATGATGCTGCCTGGGATGAGTTCAACGGCATCTATCGACCTCTGATCGTGCGAGTCGCTCGTCTGAAAGGTTTACAGCATGCCGATGCAGAAGACATGGCCCAGGAAGTATTAGCAGCGGTTCGCAAGTCAATCAAACGATTTGTCCCCCACGCGCAGGGTACATTTCGAGGCTGGCTGAGAACCATCACCCGGAACCTGGTAATCAACCATTTGACGCGCTCAAAAGGACCAGTTGGGTCGGGGGACAGTAATGTTCAGGCAATGTTGCAACAGGTTCCTGCGTGTGACGACCCCACGGCAACACTGTTCGATATCGAATTGAAGCGGATGCGGTTTCGCGTAGCGGCAGAGGAACTGAAGACTGAGTTTAATGATCCCATCTGGCTGGCCTTCTGGCTGACAGCAGTGGAGGGACACTCGATTGCTGACGTTGCACAGCAGTTGGAAAAGTCAGAGGGTTCGATTCGTATGTCGCGTTGTCGTGTCATGGCCCGATTACGCGATAAGGTACGCACATTCGAAGAATGA
- a CDS encoding LamG-like jellyroll fold domain-containing protein: MNRPCFIVLLLICSALQVAGNAALSAETITQNWQAEYSGSDSNGPTVIGHWQFKQGAETVDSGRLGLTGTLDGAVPATAGKFGGGLESFPGWPIDDKHHALMVADHPELSPPGAFTVEMWIKPKAQLRDASLTYLIDKKYASKHDYQWLLSPPNPAGRRRMNVVLGFGEEIETFVTDFLTFEQDVWQHVAFSYDGAGTVRFYQNGSSVGNVTRPGRHGIAAGKLPLSIGDRIGSNYGGFPGFIDEVRISSGALEFSPLTISLTVDRSVWRRFEPSPKIQVTVRNQQQKPLSGAKLRLLGPGWIEREIDLPELPAEGEYIEQVSFDTTLRPDDYVLQGQVRVGGEYPMSREESLLLKLVPRRVPGRMPVLMWGIGSPGEFEKELPRLQDLGFNHCLGFSTSPQKVWDAGKPVPTDGPETINAVRGMLDSALANDFDIAASLYAGHFLKDRKELSRVDRNGQPYQRHDCNASLPGLQEFSENYGRSVGEMYGDHPALTAALINSEVRDSTHVSFSKSDFARYREFSGEDIPAEVTDKIGPRWHTIPDFPKNRVLPDDDRLLKFYRWFWTVGDGWNPLHTALHRGLKADGRDRIWTFYDPAIRAPSIGGSGGEVDVISQWTYTEPSALRVGYFCDEVFAMAAASDKPQDVMKMTQLFWYRSSSAPKKTGKEFIASPFDDHDPDAAYISIAPTHLRSAFWNKIARPVTGLMYHGWSSLVPTDGTHAYKYTQPDLQTEFKRLHREILEPLGPTLLKVPDRQADVAYLDSFTSQIFAGRGSYGYYHDEAYLTLLHAQLQPEVIFEQTLLKKGLDQYKLLVLADCDVLTRSVVEKILAFQKRGGIVIGDPNLTPAIKADIVLPKFVRSKRTQEDQKTILQHAAQLKSALAGRYEWYSQCTTPEIVTRTRSAGNSDYVFVINDRREFGTYVGQHGLVMEDGLPAEGSLTLLREGGHVYDLQTNREISTQQTENKVSWPVQLGPCEGRVFLVTPTPIAAVKITGNESTPAGKPLELLVSVLDSKSKTIPAVIPLQVKITDPAGRVAEFSGYYGAEQGQLPLKLDIAGNDRPGMWKVHVRELAAGQTGVSYFRVQNTAESNAK, encoded by the coding sequence ATGAATCGTCCTTGTTTTATTGTTCTACTACTGATCTGTTCTGCTCTCCAGGTTGCAGGAAATGCTGCCCTGTCAGCAGAGACCATCACTCAAAACTGGCAGGCCGAGTACTCTGGCAGCGATTCGAACGGGCCGACAGTCATTGGTCACTGGCAGTTCAAACAGGGGGCCGAAACGGTTGACTCCGGGCGTCTTGGCCTTACCGGAACACTGGATGGCGCGGTGCCCGCGACCGCTGGAAAATTTGGGGGAGGCCTGGAGTCATTCCCAGGCTGGCCCATTGATGATAAACATCATGCGCTCATGGTGGCAGACCATCCGGAACTGAGTCCCCCAGGAGCCTTCACCGTAGAAATGTGGATTAAACCGAAGGCACAGCTGCGGGATGCCAGCCTGACCTATTTAATCGATAAGAAATACGCCTCAAAGCATGACTACCAATGGTTATTGAGCCCACCCAACCCTGCCGGTCGAAGGCGGATGAATGTCGTGCTCGGCTTTGGGGAAGAGATAGAAACTTTCGTCACCGATTTTCTCACCTTTGAACAGGACGTCTGGCAACATGTGGCGTTCAGCTACGATGGAGCGGGAACGGTTCGTTTTTATCAAAATGGGTCCTCCGTCGGAAATGTCACCCGACCTGGCCGTCACGGAATTGCCGCCGGTAAACTTCCCTTAAGTATTGGAGATCGGATCGGCAGCAACTACGGCGGTTTTCCCGGCTTCATCGATGAAGTGCGCATCAGCTCGGGGGCGCTCGAATTCAGTCCCCTGACCATTTCGCTGACCGTTGACCGGAGTGTCTGGCGGCGTTTTGAACCCTCACCAAAGATTCAAGTCACCGTCCGCAACCAGCAGCAAAAACCATTGAGCGGCGCGAAACTGCGGCTGCTCGGCCCGGGCTGGATTGAGCGCGAGATTGACCTGCCGGAACTACCCGCTGAGGGAGAGTATATAGAACAGGTTTCCTTTGACACCACGCTGCGGCCCGATGATTATGTTCTCCAGGGACAGGTCCGTGTCGGAGGCGAATACCCGATGTCGCGCGAAGAGAGCCTGTTACTCAAACTGGTACCGCGAAGAGTACCGGGACGCATGCCTGTCTTGATGTGGGGCATTGGCAGTCCTGGTGAATTCGAAAAAGAACTGCCCCGCCTGCAGGATCTGGGATTCAACCATTGCCTGGGTTTTTCGACATCACCACAAAAAGTCTGGGACGCCGGCAAACCGGTGCCGACAGATGGTCCGGAAACGATCAATGCCGTCAGGGGCATGCTCGATTCAGCCCTGGCGAATGATTTTGATATCGCTGCTTCACTCTATGCAGGCCACTTTTTAAAAGATCGTAAAGAGTTGAGCAGGGTCGATCGAAACGGTCAGCCTTACCAACGGCACGATTGCAATGCCTCCTTGCCCGGTCTGCAGGAGTTCTCAGAAAACTATGGCCGCAGTGTGGGAGAGATGTATGGTGACCACCCCGCCTTAACGGCAGCACTCATTAACAGCGAAGTCCGCGATAGCACACACGTCAGTTTTTCCAAGAGTGATTTTGCACGTTATCGTGAGTTCTCTGGGGAAGACATTCCGGCTGAGGTGACTGATAAAATCGGGCCACGCTGGCATACCATCCCCGATTTTCCCAAAAACCGGGTCCTGCCCGATGATGATCGGCTGCTGAAGTTTTATCGCTGGTTCTGGACCGTCGGTGATGGCTGGAACCCGTTACACACCGCTTTGCATCGGGGCCTGAAGGCCGACGGGCGAGATCGCATCTGGACGTTTTATGATCCCGCCATTCGTGCCCCCAGCATCGGTGGCTCAGGTGGAGAGGTAGATGTGATCAGTCAGTGGACCTATACCGAACCTTCGGCATTACGCGTAGGCTATTTTTGTGATGAAGTTTTTGCGATGGCAGCCGCCTCAGACAAACCACAGGATGTCATGAAAATGACACAACTGTTCTGGTACCGCTCTTCCAGCGCGCCAAAGAAAACCGGTAAAGAATTTATCGCTTCTCCGTTTGACGATCATGATCCCGATGCCGCCTACATCTCCATCGCACCCACACATTTACGCAGCGCTTTCTGGAACAAAATTGCACGACCCGTAACAGGCTTGATGTATCACGGCTGGTCCTCCCTGGTGCCCACCGATGGCACACATGCCTACAAATACACGCAGCCCGATCTGCAGACGGAATTCAAACGCCTGCATCGGGAAATCCTGGAACCGCTGGGACCGACGCTGCTAAAAGTCCCCGACCGTCAGGCTGATGTCGCGTACCTCGACAGCTTCACATCGCAAATATTCGCAGGCCGCGGGAGTTACGGGTATTACCATGACGAAGCATACCTGACGCTCCTGCATGCACAGTTGCAGCCCGAAGTGATCTTCGAACAGACACTGCTCAAAAAAGGACTGGATCAGTACAAGCTGCTGGTGCTGGCTGACTGTGATGTGCTGACCCGCTCCGTCGTAGAAAAGATCCTTGCCTTTCAGAAACGGGGAGGCATCGTCATTGGCGACCCCAATCTGACACCGGCGATCAAAGCGGACATCGTGCTGCCGAAATTCGTACGTTCCAAACGGACACAGGAAGATCAGAAGACCATTCTGCAGCATGCAGCGCAGTTAAAATCCGCGTTAGCAGGACGGTATGAATGGTATTCGCAGTGTACGACTCCCGAGATCGTAACCAGAACCCGCTCGGCTGGAAACAGTGATTATGTATTCGTGATCAATGATCGACGCGAATTTGGAACGTATGTGGGACAGCATGGCCTGGTGATGGAAGATGGCCTGCCAGCGGAAGGCAGTCTCACTTTATTACGCGAGGGTGGTCACGTTTATGATTTACAGACAAACCGTGAAATTTCGACCCAGCAGACAGAAAACAAGGTAAGCTGGCCCGTGCAACTGGGCCCCTGTGAAGGACGAGTGTTTCTGGTGACACCCACTCCAATCGCTGCAGTGAAGATTACAGGCAATGAAAGCACGCCAGCCGGAAAGCCGCTCGAGTTGCTGGTGTCGGTACTTGATAGCAAATCAAAAACGATCCCTGCTGTGATTCCATTGCAAGTAAAGATCACCGATCCCGCCGGCAGGGTGGCTGAATTCAGCGGATATTACGGAGCCGAACAGGGACAACTCCCTTTAAAGCTCGACATTGCCGGCAACGACCGGCCCGGGATGTGGAAAGTTCACGTCCGGGAACTGGCTGCGGGACAGACCGGCGTCTCTTACTTTCGTGTGCAAAACACAGCAGAAAGTAATGCCAAATAA
- a CDS encoding serine/threonine-protein kinase yields MVARFHFDEIMLERYLRDQLDDQQQSALVEHVETCEVCLQHIDTLSQQGLSWDDVGEMLRDDELSEAVSGADHPESRSPEDDQADLLEPTERQDSLGRFAQYEILDFLGRGGMGIVMRGLDTALDRQCAIKVLAPRFASSAAARKRFSREAKSAAAVVHPHVVPILTVNEHNGLPFLVMPVVEGQSLQRRIEEYGPLSVIESIRIAAQVADGLAAAHTQGLVHRDIKPENILLEHEVERVQITDFGLARAIDDASMTRSGVIAGTPQYMSPEQAHGDSIDHRSDLFSLGSVMYFMLAGRSPFRAETTMGILNRIGNDSPRGLRSINVDVPVWLEAIVMKLLEKIREDRFQSAEDVSGLLNQWLAHLQTPDSAPLPSQPMPSAGQPETVIITNTARSGNHKRWLIAGCVSVILLTTLILLNSGKVTSPSGAQHHPGNTSHSAKELGFETQKVPEMAKGTGWNTGPSLQETTELLNYSDTLSQDAQRPFRNTPSAETTISE; encoded by the coding sequence ATGGTGGCACGTTTTCATTTCGACGAAATCATGCTGGAACGTTACCTGCGTGATCAGCTTGACGATCAACAGCAGAGTGCGCTGGTCGAACATGTCGAAACATGCGAAGTCTGCCTTCAACATATTGACACTTTGTCACAGCAGGGGCTGTCATGGGACGACGTGGGGGAGATGTTGCGTGATGATGAACTCTCCGAAGCCGTTTCAGGAGCAGACCATCCGGAGTCGCGTTCCCCGGAAGACGACCAGGCAGATTTGCTGGAACCGACGGAACGTCAAGATTCGCTGGGACGTTTCGCTCAATATGAAATACTGGATTTCCTGGGGCGAGGCGGAATGGGGATCGTGATGCGAGGGCTTGATACGGCACTCGACCGCCAATGTGCAATCAAAGTCCTCGCTCCGCGCTTCGCCAGCAGCGCGGCGGCCCGCAAACGTTTCTCTCGGGAAGCGAAGAGCGCCGCAGCAGTAGTCCATCCGCACGTGGTACCGATTCTAACCGTCAACGAACATAACGGACTGCCGTTTCTTGTGATGCCCGTTGTAGAAGGCCAGAGTTTGCAACGCCGCATTGAGGAATACGGGCCATTGTCTGTCATTGAATCCATACGCATCGCTGCACAGGTTGCCGACGGGCTCGCGGCAGCTCATACCCAGGGACTGGTTCATCGAGATATCAAGCCGGAAAACATCCTGCTGGAACATGAGGTCGAGCGGGTTCAGATTACCGACTTCGGACTGGCCCGCGCCATCGACGATGCCAGCATGACCCGCAGTGGTGTGATCGCCGGTACGCCACAATACATGTCGCCCGAACAGGCACACGGTGATTCGATCGACCATCGCAGCGATCTGTTTTCGCTCGGCAGCGTGATGTACTTCATGCTCGCGGGCCGCAGCCCGTTTCGCGCTGAAACAACGATGGGAATCTTGAATCGTATTGGGAACGACTCTCCACGTGGCTTGAGAAGCATCAACGTCGATGTACCAGTCTGGCTGGAAGCGATTGTGATGAAGCTGCTTGAAAAAATTCGGGAAGACCGTTTTCAATCTGCCGAAGATGTATCCGGCCTCCTGAATCAATGGCTGGCGCATCTGCAGACACCGGACTCAGCTCCGCTGCCGAGTCAGCCAATGCCATCTGCAGGCCAACCCGAAACGGTGATCATCACAAACACGGCCCGTTCCGGAAACCACAAGCGCTGGCTGATTGCCGGCTGTGTAAGTGTGATACTACTGACGACGCTGATCCTGCTTAATTCGGGGAAAGTCACGTCGCCGAGCGGGGCGCAGCATCATCCTGGCAACACATCGCACTCAGCGAAAGAACTGGGCTTCGAGACACAGAAAGTGCCTGAAATGGCAAAAGGAACAGGATGGAATACAGGACCCTCTCTGCAGGAGACAACCGAACTGCTGAATTATTCCGATACCCTTTCGCAAGACGCACAACGACCGTTCCGTAACACCCCGTCAGCAGAGACAACCATTTCAGAATAA
- a CDS encoding PF20097 family protein — protein MNTIPHCPDCEKQMEKGFIPDTTLLGALQATWHPDDPENAGGTFFGFKTKNRTKTVRIEESRTRKIISYRCPECGLLRSFAK, from the coding sequence ATGAACACGATACCCCACTGCCCGGACTGTGAAAAACAGATGGAAAAAGGATTCATTCCAGATACGACACTCCTGGGTGCGCTCCAGGCGACGTGGCATCCGGACGATCCAGAAAACGCGGGCGGCACGTTTTTCGGGTTCAAGACGAAAAACAGAACCAAGACTGTCAGAATTGAAGAATCCCGAACAAGAAAGATCATTTCCTATCGCTGCCCCGAATGTGGCCTGTTGCGCTCCTTTGCGAAGTGA